TTCGAGTCGCGTCTTCGACACCGGGGCCACGCGCTGCGCCGTCCCGCGCTACGCACGCGTCACGCCGCTGCTCACGACGCCCAAGGGCTTGGTCGCGGTTCGCCTCGAGCCCGCGGATTCCTCGGGGAATGTCCTCCTCGTGGCCGATGTCGCGCTCTTCCGCAATCGCGTCGTGCGTCGGCATGACAACGGCGCCGGCCCCTTCGTGCTCGGCCTGATGGCCGGACGGTACGATCAGGTGGTCTTCGAGGAGTACCACCACGGATTCGGCGCGAGCGGATCGCTCGGCGAGGCCGTGGTCGACTGGAGTGGCCGCTCCCCCTGGGGATGGGCCGCCTGGCAACTCGCGGGCGTCGGCGTCCTCGTCTTGCTGTTCGGCGCCTTCCGCTTCGGACAGATCGGCGCGCGCATCGACCGGCGACGCCGCAATCCGATCGAGCATCTCCGCGCCCTGGCCACCGCCCTCTCGGCGGCCAAGGGCCACGACGAGGCCATTGGCGCCATCGTGCGCGGCCTGCGTCGTCGATTGACGCCGACGGCGCTGCGGTCGCGCGGCGACTGGCGTCGGTGGCTGGTCGAGCAGGATGGCAACACCACGTCGGCCGAGGGACGTCGCGCGCTCGATACCCTGATTCACCTGACGACACCCGGGCAACCGGCGTCGAGCGTCTTGCAAGCGGCGAACGCCGCGGAGGAGTTGTGGCAGAGCATTCGCACCTGACAGCCGAGGAGGCTGTCGCACACGCCGAGACCGCGAGCCGCGTGCTCACCGAGATTCAACGCGTCGTGCTGGGCCAGGAGGTGGTCGTTCGCGAGTCGCTCCATGCGCTCCTCGCCGCCGGGCACGTCCTCCTCGAAGGGCCACCGGGCACCGCCAAGACGCTCCTCGTCCGCGCATTCAACGAGGCGCTCGGCCTGGCGTTCCGTCGGATCCAGTTCACCGCCGACCTGATGCCCTCGGACATCACCGGCGTGAGCATCCTGAACGCCAGCGGCGACTTCACCTTCCGCGCGGGCCCGCTCTTCGCCGACCTGGTGCTCGCCGACGAGATCAACCGCGCGCCGGCCAAGACGCAGGCGGCCTTGCTCGAGGCAATGGGCGAACGCAGTGTGACCGTGGATGGCACCAGTCACCCGATGAGCGCCTCGTTCACGGTCTTCGCCACCCAGAACCCGATCGAGTTCGAGGGCACCTATCCGCTCCCCGAAGCGGAACTCGATCGCTTCCTGATCAAGAGCACGCTCGGCTATCCCGAGGCGGATGTCGAAAGCGGTGTCCTGCATCGGGTGCTCGGGGGCTTCGACTCCTCCTCGGTGGCCACCTTCGGCATTCAGCAGGTGCTCGACGCGACGGGAT
Above is a genomic segment from Gemmatimonadota bacterium containing:
- a CDS encoding MoxR family ATPase, producing the protein MGRLATRGRRRPRLAVRRLPLRTDRRAHRPATPQSDRASPRPGHRPLGGQGPRRGHWRHRARPASSIDADGAAVARRLASVAGRAGWQHHVGRGTSRARYPDSPDDTRATGVERLASGERRGGVVAEHSHLTAEEAVAHAETASRVLTEIQRVVLGQEVVVRESLHALLAAGHVLLEGPPGTAKTLLVRAFNEALGLAFRRIQFTADLMPSDITGVSILNASGDFTFRAGPLFADLVLADEINRAPAKTQAALLEAMGERSVTVDGTSHPMSASFTVFATQNPIEFEGTYPLPEAELDRFLIKSTLGYPEADVESGVLHRVLGGFDSSSVATFGIQQVLDATGLATLRSAVRRVRVELPLVEYITALVRATRNAPALTLGASPRASVALLKVAQAAALVDGREYVTPDDVKRLAPAVLRHRVVVAPELELEGVSADDALSTLIQRIEAPRG